One window of Mesorhizobium loti R88b genomic DNA carries:
- a CDS encoding COX15/CtaA family protein, translating into MAAISAAAAPYVALDRDLHNRALVRGWLYVVLLVLFALVLVGGATRLTESGLSITEWQPIHGVIPPLSDAEWQEEFQRYQQIPQYTELNKGMSVEAFKSIFWWEWAHRILARSVGLVFALPLLVLWATRRIERGLGPKLVGILLLGGLQGAIGWWMVASGLVDRVSVSQYRLATHLTLAALIFTATMVVARGLAPHSEPAADRSTQRLAGFIVLLALVQIYLGGLVAGLDAGLSYNTWPLMDGKIIPGDLLILEPAWRNFFESPKTVQFVHRLGAYTVFAVALWHMIATRIRLPGSTHARRATLLFLLVLVQASIGIGTLLMHVPLHMALTHQGFALIVLGFAAAHWRGTKGAYRLPQEIALRS; encoded by the coding sequence ATGGCTGCCATCTCAGCCGCCGCTGCGCCATACGTTGCCCTCGACCGCGACCTGCACAACCGCGCGCTCGTGCGCGGCTGGCTTTATGTCGTGCTTCTGGTGCTGTTTGCGCTGGTGCTGGTCGGCGGCGCCACGCGGCTTACCGAATCCGGCCTGTCAATCACCGAGTGGCAGCCGATCCATGGCGTCATCCCGCCGCTCAGCGACGCCGAGTGGCAGGAGGAATTCCAGCGCTACCAGCAGATTCCGCAATACACCGAACTCAACAAGGGCATGAGCGTCGAGGCGTTCAAGTCGATCTTCTGGTGGGAGTGGGCACACCGTATCCTGGCGCGCAGCGTTGGCCTGGTCTTTGCCTTGCCGCTGCTGGTTTTGTGGGCAACACGCCGCATCGAGCGCGGCCTCGGGCCAAAGCTGGTCGGCATTCTGCTTCTCGGCGGCCTGCAGGGCGCCATCGGCTGGTGGATGGTGGCTTCCGGCCTCGTCGACCGTGTGTCGGTCAGCCAGTACCGGCTGGCGACGCACCTGACGCTGGCGGCGCTGATCTTCACCGCCACCATGGTCGTCGCGCGTGGGCTGGCGCCACATTCCGAGCCGGCGGCAGATCGCTCGACGCAGAGGCTGGCCGGCTTCATCGTGCTGCTGGCGCTGGTCCAGATCTATCTCGGCGGCCTGGTCGCGGGGCTTGATGCGGGCCTTAGCTACAACACCTGGCCACTGATGGACGGCAAGATCATCCCCGGCGATCTGCTGATCCTCGAGCCGGCATGGCGCAACTTCTTCGAGAGCCCGAAGACGGTGCAGTTCGTCCATAGGCTCGGCGCTTATACGGTCTTCGCCGTCGCGCTCTGGCACATGATCGCGACACGGATCCGCCTGCCGGGATCAACCCATGCCCGCCGCGCGACGCTGTTGTTTCTGCTCGTGCTGGTGCAGGCCTCGATCGGCATCGGCACGCTGCTGATGCATGTGCCGCTGCACATGGCGCTCACCCACCAGGGTTTTGCGCTGATCGTGCTGGGCTTTGCCGCCGCGCACTGGCGCGGCACCAAGGGGGCTTACCGCTTGCCGCAGGAAATCGCGCTCAGGAGTTGA
- a CDS encoding DUF2842 domain-containing protein: protein MPIRLKKLIGMFLLVALVIIYALVASIFAVARLSESGALVQFLFFLFSGLLWVLPAMGIIKWLMLEPRVKR, encoded by the coding sequence ATGCCCATTCGCCTGAAAAAGCTGATCGGAATGTTCCTTCTGGTGGCGCTGGTCATCATCTATGCGCTGGTCGCATCGATCTTCGCTGTCGCGCGGCTGTCGGAATCGGGCGCGTTGGTGCAATTCCTGTTCTTCCTGTTCAGCGGCCTGCTGTGGGTGCTGCCGGCAATGGGCATCATCAAGTGGCTGATGCTAGAGCCGCGGGTGAAGCGCTGA
- a CDS encoding polysaccharide deacetylase family protein translates to MIDGGEAIRKLALNFARYTGLAPLARPFVGGIGAILMLHRVTATPEKPDSVNRHLNIAPGFLDAVIADMKAGGYAFVSMDEAVERIKAGGKGGRFATITADDAYRDNMTEALPVLEKHRAPITIYVAPGLIDGTADLWWDVAEDIVNACNRLTLPTSNGPTVIDCATPARKHQAIARLHAYLATEVREEDLRSVLRDLASSNGVDADASRLRTLMNWDELRTVAAHPLVTIGAHTVNHSNLKRLSETDARHEIGAVKDMLQAELGMKPSHFAYPYGYASAVGCREVGFARDAGYVSAVTTRHGVLRAEHAGFLHALPRISVNGRYQSLAHIRTMLSGVTTPLANAGKMVVTI, encoded by the coding sequence ATGATCGACGGTGGGGAGGCAATCCGGAAACTGGCGCTCAATTTCGCGCGTTATACCGGCCTCGCACCGCTGGCCAGGCCGTTTGTCGGCGGCATCGGCGCCATCCTGATGCTGCACCGCGTGACGGCGACACCCGAAAAGCCTGACAGCGTCAATCGGCACCTCAACATCGCGCCCGGCTTCCTCGACGCGGTGATCGCCGACATGAAGGCCGGCGGCTATGCCTTCGTGTCGATGGACGAAGCCGTGGAGCGCATCAAGGCAGGCGGCAAGGGCGGCCGGTTCGCCACCATCACCGCCGACGATGCCTATCGCGACAACATGACCGAGGCGTTGCCGGTGCTGGAAAAGCACCGCGCGCCGATCACCATCTATGTCGCTCCCGGGCTGATCGATGGCACCGCCGACCTGTGGTGGGACGTGGCCGAGGACATCGTCAATGCGTGCAATCGCCTGACCTTGCCGACCTCCAACGGTCCGACAGTGATCGATTGCGCGACCCCAGCCAGGAAGCACCAGGCCATAGCCCGGCTGCACGCCTACCTCGCCACCGAGGTTCGCGAGGAAGACCTGCGGAGCGTGCTGCGCGATCTTGCCAGTTCAAACGGCGTCGACGCGGACGCTTCGCGTCTGCGCACACTGATGAACTGGGATGAGCTTCGCACTGTCGCCGCCCATCCGCTGGTGACGATCGGCGCCCATACGGTCAACCACAGCAATCTGAAGCGGCTTTCCGAAACCGATGCGCGGCACGAGATCGGCGCCGTAAAGGACATGTTGCAGGCCGAGCTCGGCATGAAACCCAGCCATTTCGCCTATCCCTATGGCTATGCCAGCGCCGTCGGCTGCCGCGAAGTCGGCTTTGCCCGCGACGCCGGCTATGTCTCCGCCGTGACGACCCGCCATGGCGTGCTGCGCGCCGAGCATGCCGGCTTCCTGCATGCCTTGCCGCGCATTTCGGTCAATGGCCGCTACCAGAGCCTCGCCCATATCCGCACCATGCTGTCGGGCGTGACGACGCCGCTCGCCAATGCCGGCAAGATGGTCGTGACCATCTGA
- a CDS encoding GNAT family N-acetyltransferase, producing the protein MVDAMASFDGNRLMATEASRRALPGDAEGLSVSVAGAEGLAAYAGFCRSALFAPAQGAIWILNWAAQVKPDLLVATLTIEGKAVFALALEVVSRGPLQVARFMGDRHANGNFAAADPQWLARADVTAVRSMFAAIAKARPDIDVIALERLLPDLDGVANPLESLDHFASPNLSLAVDLAGGFDALLLRASGKRKRKKHRSQTRKFEAVGSHRRIEARTSEEVDRLLDAFFEMKELRFRKMGIANVFGDDQTRAFFRALFTQALTEDKPPFVLHGLEVAGKLRAITGSSRSGQRLICEFGAIAEDDLGHTSPGDFLFFDNIQEACETGFSVYDFSVGDEPYKRQWCDIETRHFEVLVPLTLKGRALALTLRQGARLKAFVKNSPTIWKLTKMLRRKAVGQAAPAATDDEN; encoded by the coding sequence ATGGTTGACGCAATGGCGTCATTTGACGGCAATCGGCTCATGGCGACCGAGGCTTCGCGACGCGCCCTGCCCGGGGATGCCGAGGGGCTGTCCGTTTCCGTTGCCGGAGCCGAAGGGCTCGCAGCCTATGCGGGGTTCTGCCGCTCGGCGCTCTTTGCACCGGCGCAGGGCGCGATATGGATCCTTAACTGGGCCGCGCAGGTCAAGCCGGATCTGCTCGTGGCGACGCTCACGATCGAAGGCAAGGCGGTCTTCGCGCTGGCTCTTGAGGTCGTCAGCCGCGGCCCGCTCCAGGTCGCCCGTTTCATGGGCGACCGCCACGCCAATGGCAATTTCGCCGCAGCCGACCCGCAATGGCTGGCCAGGGCTGACGTCACGGCCGTCCGCTCGATGTTTGCGGCCATCGCCAAGGCGCGCCCCGACATCGACGTCATCGCGCTGGAACGATTGCTGCCCGATCTCGACGGCGTCGCCAATCCGCTCGAATCGCTCGATCACTTCGCCAGCCCCAATCTTTCGCTGGCCGTCGACCTTGCCGGTGGCTTCGATGCGCTTCTGCTGCGCGCCAGCGGCAAGCGCAAACGCAAGAAACATCGTTCGCAGACGCGCAAGTTCGAGGCGGTCGGCAGCCACCGGCGCATCGAGGCGCGCACCTCCGAAGAGGTGGACAGGCTGCTCGACGCGTTCTTCGAGATGAAGGAACTTCGCTTCCGCAAGATGGGCATTGCCAATGTCTTCGGTGACGACCAGACACGCGCCTTCTTCCGGGCGCTGTTCACGCAAGCCCTGACCGAGGACAAGCCCCCTTTCGTGCTGCACGGGCTGGAGGTCGCCGGCAAGCTGCGCGCCATCACCGGGTCAAGCCGCTCCGGGCAACGCCTGATCTGCGAGTTCGGAGCGATCGCCGAGGATGATCTGGGCCACACCAGTCCCGGCGATTTCCTGTTCTTCGACAACATCCAGGAAGCCTGCGAGACCGGTTTTTCGGTCTATGATTTCTCTGTCGGCGACGAACCCTACAAGCGGCAGTGGTGCGATATCGAAACCCGGCATTTCGAGGTTCTGGTCCCGCTGACGCTGAAGGGCCGCGCGCTGGCGCTGACGCTTCGCCAGGGTGCGCGGCTGAAAGCCTTCGTCAAGAACAGCCCAACGATCTGGAAGCTGACCAAGATGTTGCGCCGCAAGGCAGTTGGGCAGGCTGCGCCCGCTGCCACGGACGACGAAAACTAG
- a CDS encoding GntR family transcriptional regulator: protein MNIADHIYSATDSANQDRAQAIRDNLRDAIVDRRLAPGTKLSEGEVGTLFDVSRTVARAALQMLSFEGLVRTERNRGAFVANPSPEEARQVFASRRLIEPGIAIAACGRVTAADIAAFKAQLDEEGRFIAERGPTARRSEIKASGDFHLLLASVAGNAILQRFMEELVARSSLVIALYGRSGVSACGHSEHTEIVGALESSDCERASRLMLHHIDHIEADLDLRVRAGPALREALNF from the coding sequence ATGAACATTGCCGATCATATCTATTCCGCAACCGACAGCGCCAACCAGGATCGCGCCCAGGCGATCCGCGACAATCTTCGCGACGCCATCGTCGACCGCCGGCTGGCGCCGGGTACCAAGCTGTCGGAAGGCGAGGTCGGTACGCTGTTCGACGTCAGTCGCACCGTCGCACGCGCTGCTCTGCAGATGCTGTCCTTCGAGGGCCTGGTGCGCACCGAGCGCAACCGCGGCGCCTTCGTCGCCAACCCGTCGCCCGAGGAAGCGCGCCAGGTGTTCGCTTCGCGCCGGCTGATCGAGCCGGGCATCGCCATTGCAGCCTGCGGGCGGGTCACAGCAGCCGATATCGCGGCGTTCAAGGCACAGCTCGACGAGGAAGGTCGCTTCATCGCCGAGCGCGGCCCGACCGCGCGGCGTTCCGAAATCAAGGCGTCGGGCGATTTCCATTTGCTGCTCGCTTCGGTCGCCGGCAACGCCATCCTGCAACGCTTCATGGAGGAGCTGGTGGCGCGCTCGTCGCTGGTCATCGCGCTATACGGGCGGTCTGGCGTTTCAGCCTGCGGGCATAGCGAGCACACGGAAATTGTCGGCGCGCTGGAGAGCAGCGATTGCGAGCGGGCGAGCCGGCTGATGCTGCACCACATCGACCATATCGAGGCCGATCTCGATCTTCGTGTCAGGGCCGGCCCGGCACTCAGGGAAGCTCTCAACTTCTGA
- a CDS encoding ABC transporter ATP-binding protein produces MSKAAEIDIVSVSKVYGTTTAVEDISLKIPAGTYCCLLGPSGCGKTSTLRMIAGHESISSGDVRLGNTVVTDLPPAKRGTAMMFQSYALFPHLDLIDNVAFSLKMKGVDKEQRRAKALDMLKLMQMEAYATRRPAQLSGGQQQRVALARALITDPEALLLDEPLSALDPFLKIRMRAELKKLQTSLGITFVHVTHSQEEAMALADLIVVMNDGRIEQAAPPRDVFERPATAFVARFMGDHNVISGRVTGSQDGMVVFDVNGGGSLAACGQGQEPGTPIDIAIRTDHVRIGQAPSPGLGFTGIVSNIEYRGATVKLSVTGAGIDDFTVIIDDSDFFARPVALGDAVPLAWDAEDAIVLGRLHS; encoded by the coding sequence ATGTCCAAAGCCGCCGAGATCGACATCGTGTCCGTTTCGAAAGTCTATGGAACGACGACCGCCGTCGAGGACATCAGCCTGAAGATACCGGCGGGCACCTATTGCTGTCTGCTAGGCCCTTCCGGCTGCGGCAAGACCTCGACGCTACGCATGATCGCCGGCCACGAAAGCATTTCGTCGGGTGATGTCCGGCTCGGCAACACCGTCGTCACCGACCTGCCGCCGGCCAAGCGCGGCACGGCGATGATGTTCCAGTCCTACGCGCTGTTCCCGCATCTCGACCTCATCGACAATGTCGCCTTCAGCCTGAAGATGAAGGGCGTCGACAAGGAACAGCGCCGCGCCAAGGCGCTCGACATGCTGAAGCTGATGCAGATGGAAGCCTATGCGACGCGCCGGCCCGCGCAGCTTTCCGGCGGCCAGCAGCAGCGCGTGGCGCTGGCCCGCGCGCTGATTACCGATCCCGAAGCGCTGCTGCTCGACGAACCGCTGTCGGCGCTCGACCCGTTCCTGAAGATACGCATGCGTGCCGAGCTGAAGAAGCTGCAGACCTCGCTCGGCATCACCTTCGTCCACGTCACCCACAGCCAGGAGGAGGCCATGGCCTTGGCGGACCTGATCGTGGTGATGAATGACGGCCGCATCGAACAGGCAGCACCGCCGCGCGACGTGTTCGAACGGCCGGCCACAGCCTTTGTCGCGCGCTTCATGGGCGACCACAATGTCATTTCCGGGCGGGTCACCGGCAGCCAGGACGGCATGGTCGTCTTCGACGTCAATGGCGGTGGCTCGCTCGCCGCCTGCGGGCAAGGCCAGGAGCCGGGTACGCCGATCGACATTGCCATCCGCACCGACCATGTGCGCATCGGCCAGGCGCCCTCGCCCGGCCTCGGCTTCACCGGCATCGTCTCCAACATCGAATATCGCGGCGCCACGGTGAAGCTGTCGGTTACCGGCGCCGGCATCGACGACTTCACCGTCATCATCGACGATTCCGACTTCTTCGCCAGACCCGTCGCCCTTGGCGACGCCGTACCGCTCGCCTGGGATGCCGAGGATGCGATCGTCCTCGGCCGCCTTCATTCATGA
- a CDS encoding ABC transporter substrate-binding protein: protein MTKTTETKTGISRRSLLKTGAAAVGFAAGSGVISGFPTIWAQSNITLRQFGTGVSNLNAIADKCKADLGITLEMTATDSDAAAQRAVTQPDSYDIADIEYWICKKVFPSGVLQPMDVSKLKYYDELVPLFKTGKLTPDSVIAQGTAPHTVGYVEAQDSKTFAKAPTNWFTMVPTIYNADTLGIRPDLVGRDITTWADIMDPAFKGKTAILNIPSIGIMDAAMIMEATGNIKYADKGNMTKDEIDKTIDFLIKAKQAGQFRAFWKSFDESVNLMASGEVVIQSMWSPAVAAVRSKGIACRFQPLKEGYRSWGGGLGLAAHLKGAELDAAYEYINWYTSGWVGGYLNRQGYYSANMVSAKKFMSEDEWGYWIEGKPAKGEIKAPDGTVMEKAGAVRDGGSFEERMGKVACWNSVMDEDRYMVKRWNEFIAA from the coding sequence ATGACAAAAACCACCGAAACGAAGACAGGTATCTCGCGCCGCTCGCTGCTCAAGACAGGTGCCGCCGCCGTCGGCTTTGCCGCCGGCTCGGGCGTCATATCAGGCTTCCCGACCATATGGGCGCAGTCCAACATCACGCTGCGCCAGTTCGGCACCGGCGTGTCGAACCTCAACGCCATCGCCGACAAGTGCAAGGCCGACCTTGGCATCACGCTGGAGATGACGGCGACCGATTCCGACGCCGCCGCCCAGCGCGCCGTGACCCAGCCAGACAGCTACGACATCGCCGACATCGAATACTGGATCTGCAAGAAGGTGTTCCCGAGCGGCGTGCTGCAGCCGATGGATGTCAGCAAGCTGAAATATTACGACGAGCTGGTGCCGCTGTTCAAAACCGGCAAGCTGACGCCCGACAGCGTCATTGCCCAGGGCACCGCGCCGCACACGGTTGGTTACGTCGAAGCGCAGGATTCAAAGACCTTCGCCAAGGCGCCGACCAACTGGTTCACCATGGTGCCGACCATCTACAACGCCGACACGCTTGGCATCCGCCCCGACCTCGTCGGCCGCGACATCACCACCTGGGCCGACATCATGGATCCGGCCTTCAAGGGCAAGACCGCCATCCTCAACATCCCCTCGATCGGCATCATGGATGCGGCCATGATTATGGAAGCTACTGGCAACATCAAATATGCCGACAAGGGCAACATGACCAAGGACGAGATCGACAAGACGATCGACTTCTTGATCAAGGCCAAGCAGGCCGGCCAGTTCCGCGCCTTCTGGAAATCCTTCGACGAGAGTGTCAATCTGATGGCGTCGGGCGAGGTGGTCATCCAGTCGATGTGGTCGCCCGCGGTCGCCGCCGTGCGTTCAAAGGGCATCGCCTGTCGCTTCCAGCCACTCAAGGAAGGCTACCGCTCGTGGGGCGGCGGCCTCGGCCTTGCAGCCCATCTCAAGGGCGCCGAACTCGACGCGGCCTATGAATACATCAACTGGTACACGTCGGGCTGGGTCGGCGGCTACCTCAACCGCCAAGGCTACTACTCGGCCAACATGGTCTCGGCCAAGAAGTTCATGTCCGAGGACGAGTGGGGCTACTGGATCGAGGGCAAGCCGGCCAAGGGCGAAATCAAGGCGCCCGACGGCACCGTCATGGAAAAGGCCGGCGCCGTGCGCGACGGCGGCTCCTTCGAAGAGCGCATGGGCAAGGTCGCCTGCTGGAACTCGGTCATGGACGAGGATCGCTACATGGTGAAGCGCTGGAACGAGTTCATCGCGGCGTAA